In Lodderomyces elongisporus chromosome 1, complete sequence, a genomic segment contains:
- the STE4 gene encoding G protein subunit beta (BUSCO:EOG092645OU), with protein sequence MLSVDPYQQKQQQLQKLRQDADTAAVNKQIEQAKAKAKKLYEEIVTVKQKIQDSTLQSNSVNVSTIPQNSCKLKLYNTLTGHSNKVAKICWNTESSRILSASQDGFMIIWDAVTGFKKQAIQLDNPWVLTCSLSPNEKMVASAGLDNACTIFKIKADTSNNPVQQTNKREGVLTNSFPMQAGFYQSVQSIFKGHTAYISDCEFIGNNSIVTASGDMTCSLWDVTKGSKSRDFIDHVGDVLCLAIFPKDILSDNLFISGSSDGYVKVWDLRQATPTQSFSISNSDVNCAKIFPDGNAFAIGSDDGLVRLFDLRSDCGLANYSLQSALINSQTALEGLPQLHLPTRELSDVAANKTVTKASGTTDKASALATSTSNTNTSTNISNNTNTNNNNNNNNNNQQAQNCENESLRGGIFSKSTNSDRASINSRASVLENQGVFSLDFGKSGRFLYACYSEYGCVVWDTLKNDVIGTLGNDHLNKISNVSVSPDGIGLATGSWDATIKVWSV encoded by the coding sequence atgctATCAGTAGATCCAtaccaacaaaaacaacaacagctccAGAAATTGCGACAAGATGCAGATACTGCAGCGGTAAACAAACAGATTGAGCAAGCTAAAGCCAAAGCTAAAAAGCTCTATGAAGAGATTGTCACAGTTAAGCAAAAGATCCAAGACTCAACATTGCAGTCTAATTCTGTCAATGTGAGTACAATTCCGCAGAATTCATGCAAGTTGAAGCTTTACAACACATTAACAGGCCACCTGAACAAAGTAGCAAAGATTTGTTGGAATACAGAGTCGTCGAGGATCCTATCGGCTTCACAGGATGGGTTCATGATTATTTGGGATGCAGTTACCGGTTTCAAGAAACAAGCAATCCAACTAGACAACCCATGGGTTCTAACTTGCAGTTTATCaccaaatgaaaaaatggTTGCTTCAGCGGGATTGGATAATGCTTGcacaattttcaaaatcaaagcTGACACGAGTAATAATCCCGttcaacaaacaaataaaagagaaggCGTCTTGACCAACTCATTTCCAATGCAAGCTGGATTTTATCAGTCAGTACAATCAATTTTTAAGGGCCACACTGCATATATATCAGACTGTGAATTCATCGGGAACAACTCTATAGTCACTGCAAGTGGTGATATGACTTGTTCATTATGGGACGTAACAAAGGGATCTAAATCCCGTGATTTTATCGACCATGTAGGTGATGTCTTGTGCTTGGCAATCTTTCCGAAAGACATTCTACTGGACAACCTTTTTATCAGTGGATCATCTGATGGATACGTTAAAGTTTGGGACTTGCGACAAGCAACGCCTACACAAAGTTTTAGTATTTCTAATAGTGATGTCAACTGCGCAAAAATATTTCCGGATGGCAACGCATTTGCAATTGGGTCAGATGATGGTCTAGTGAGACTATTTGATTTAAGGAGTGACTGTGGATTGGCTAACTACTCATTGCAGCTGGCTTTAATCAATAGCCAGACGGCGTTGGAAGGCTTGCCGCAGTTGCACTTGCCTACAAGAGAATTGTCAGATGTAGCAGCCAACAAAACAGTCACCAAAGCTTCAGGAACCACGGATAAGGCAAGTGCTCTTGCCACTTCCACCTCCAACACCAATACTAGCaccaacatcagcaacaataccaacaccaataacaacaacaacaacaacaacaacaaccaacaaGCACAAAACTGTGAAAATGAGTCTTTACGTGGAGGAATTTTCAGCAAAAGTACAAATAGCGACCGTGCAAGTATCAACTCAAGGGCATCGGTATTAGAAAATCAAGGTGTTTTCTCTCTTGACTTTGGCAAAAGTGGCAGATTCTTATATGCGTGCTATTCGGAATATGGATGTGTCGTGTGGGACACTTTAAAGAACGATGTCATTGGGACTTTAGGTAATGATCATTTGAACAAAATCAGTAACGTTAGTGTAAGTCCTGACGGAATTGGGTTAGCCACTGGCTCATGGGATGCCACAATTAAAGTCTGGAGTGTTTag